The Geothrix sp. genome window below encodes:
- a CDS encoding DoxX family protein: protein MPTHTPPVPTPVPAPAPAPTRWLWAGRILSALPILFLAFDGVAKAMRVPPVLDAFAKLGYSENVAGPLGITLLVCVALYAVPRTSMLGAILLTGYLGGAIATHVRVGDPLFSHILFPTYVAALVWGGLYLREARLGALLPLRK, encoded by the coding sequence TTGCCCACCCACACCCCACCCGTCCCGACCCCTGTCCCCGCCCCGGCCCCCGCCCCAACCCGATGGCTCTGGGCGGGCCGCATCCTCAGTGCCCTGCCGATCCTGTTCCTGGCCTTCGACGGTGTCGCCAAAGCGATGCGGGTGCCGCCGGTCCTCGACGCCTTCGCCAAGCTCGGCTACTCGGAGAATGTCGCGGGCCCCCTCGGAATCACCCTGCTCGTCTGCGTCGCGCTCTACGCGGTTCCCAGGACCTCCATGCTCGGAGCCATCCTGCTCACGGGCTACCTGGGCGGCGCGATCGCCACCCATGTGCGGGTCGGCGATCCCCTGTTCTCGCACATCCTCTTCCCCACCTATGTGGCCGCGCTGGTCTGGGGAGGCCTGTACCTGCGCGAGGCACGGTTGGGTGCGCTCCTCCCGCTCCGGAAGTAG
- a CDS encoding aminoacyl-tRNA deacylase — protein MPTTLLKDFLSQNRVAHQVIQHPVAFTATSVAGAAHIPGKEMAKTVVVNLDGRLVLAVVPANRKVDLERLRQAAGAVRAELADEREFIADFPECEPGAMPPFGNLYGMPVFVEPHLAADKEIAFNAGTHTELIRMSYQDFERLTHPKLVDM, from the coding sequence ATGCCCACGACCTTGCTGAAGGATTTCCTCTCCCAGAACCGGGTGGCCCACCAGGTCATCCAACATCCGGTGGCCTTCACGGCCACATCGGTCGCCGGGGCCGCGCACATTCCCGGCAAGGAGATGGCCAAGACCGTGGTGGTGAACCTGGACGGGCGGCTGGTCCTGGCCGTGGTGCCGGCCAACCGGAAGGTGGATCTGGAGCGCCTGCGCCAGGCCGCCGGGGCGGTCCGCGCCGAGCTGGCCGACGAGCGCGAGTTCATCGCCGACTTCCCGGAGTGCGAGCCCGGGGCCATGCCGCCCTTCGGGAACCTCTACGGCATGCCGGTCTTCGTGGAGCCGCACCTGGCGGCCGACAAGGAGATCGCCTTCAACGCCGGGACACACACCGAACTGATCCGCATGTCCTACCAGGACTTCGAGCGGCTGACGCACCCGAAGCTCGTGGACATGTAG
- a CDS encoding 5-carboxymethyl-2-hydroxymuconate Delta-isomerase codes for MPHCLLEHSANLLDAPDWTGLLREVNRTLADTGLFTAADIKSRVIRHETFVIGDGAPDQAFVTLNLQILGGRPDEVKAGLSEALLAVLKPAFPLTAGKMRLSLTVQISDLHRPSYRRQTSP; via the coding sequence GTGCCCCACTGCCTCCTCGAACACTCCGCCAACCTCCTGGACGCGCCCGACTGGACGGGCCTGTTGCGGGAGGTCAACCGAACCCTGGCGGACACGGGCCTGTTCACGGCGGCCGACATCAAGAGCCGCGTGATCCGGCACGAGACCTTCGTCATCGGCGACGGGGCGCCGGACCAGGCCTTCGTCACCCTGAACCTGCAGATCCTCGGCGGTCGCCCGGACGAGGTGAAGGCCGGGCTCAGCGAGGCCCTGCTGGCGGTGCTGAAGCCCGCCTTCCCCCTCACCGCCGGGAAGATGCGGCTCAGCCTCACGGTCCAGATTTCGGACCTCCACCGCCCCAGCTACCGCCGACAGACCAGCCCCTAG
- a CDS encoding Rrf2 family transcriptional regulator yields MSNTRYTVAIHVLTLLAYAGPEALTSDYIAGSVNTHPVVIRRILARLRAARLVRSQGGPGGGWQLLRAPEAIHLQQVLVAVGADASFPLHAAAPNVQCPVGRSIQGLLTHHFRLAQEALERQLAGVTLADLVGGVKAQSA; encoded by the coding sequence ATGAGCAACACCCGCTACACCGTCGCCATCCATGTGCTCACCCTGCTGGCCTACGCCGGCCCCGAGGCGCTCACCTCCGACTACATCGCCGGCAGCGTGAACACCCACCCCGTGGTCATCCGCCGCATCCTGGCCCGCCTGCGGGCGGCCCGGCTGGTGCGCTCGCAGGGCGGCCCCGGGGGCGGCTGGCAGCTGCTCCGGGCGCCGGAGGCCATCCACCTCCAGCAGGTGCTGGTGGCCGTGGGCGCCGATGCCTCCTTCCCCCTGCACGCGGCGGCCCCCAATGTGCAGTGCCCCGTGGGCCGCTCCATCCAGGGGCTGCTCACCCACCACTTCCGCCTCGCCCAGGAAGCCCTGGAGCGCCAGCTGGCGGGCGTCACCCTCGCCGATCTGGTGGGGGGCGTGAAGGCCCAATCCGCCTGA
- a CDS encoding SDR family oxidoreductase yields MTTSTLTGPLVVTGATGQLGRLVLAALLKRVPAAQLVAAVRTPEKAQDLAALGIQVRKADYDQPETLVEAFRGAAKVLLISSNEIGQRFAQHRAAVDAAKAAGVPLLAYTSLLHAETSPLPLALEHQETEAYLKASGLPFVLLRNGWYTENYTASIPSALQHGAFLGSAGDGKIASAARADYAEAAAAVLLRDHQAGQVYELAGDAAYTLRELAAEISRQSGQAVAYQNLPEAEYLAILLGAGLPGPIASLLAESDAGAAKGGLFDDSRTLSRLIGRPTTPMAETVRAALRG; encoded by the coding sequence ATGACCACCTCCACCCTCACCGGCCCCCTCGTCGTCACCGGCGCCACCGGCCAGCTGGGCCGCCTCGTGCTGGCCGCCCTCCTGAAGCGGGTGCCCGCCGCCCAGCTGGTGGCCGCCGTGCGCACCCCTGAGAAGGCGCAAGATCTGGCCGCCCTGGGCATCCAGGTCCGCAAGGCCGACTACGACCAGCCTGAGACGCTGGTCGAGGCCTTCCGCGGCGCCGCCAAGGTGCTGCTCATCTCCTCGAACGAGATCGGCCAGCGGTTCGCCCAGCACCGCGCCGCCGTGGACGCGGCCAAGGCAGCCGGAGTGCCGCTGCTGGCCTACACGAGCCTGCTCCACGCCGAGACCTCGCCCCTGCCCCTGGCCCTCGAACACCAAGAGACAGAAGCCTACCTCAAGGCCTCGGGCCTGCCCTTCGTGCTGCTGCGGAATGGCTGGTACACGGAGAACTACACGGCCAGCATCCCCTCGGCCCTGCAGCACGGGGCCTTCCTGGGCAGCGCGGGCGACGGGAAGATCGCCTCGGCCGCCCGCGCCGACTACGCCGAAGCCGCCGCCGCCGTGCTGCTGCGCGACCACCAGGCAGGCCAGGTCTATGAATTGGCAGGCGATGCGGCCTACACCCTGCGCGAGCTGGCCGCGGAAATCAGCCGCCAGTCGGGCCAGGCCGTGGCCTACCAGAACCTGCCCGAGGCGGAGTACCTGGCCATCCTCCTGGGTGCCGGGCTGCCCGGACCCATCGCCAGCCTTCTGGCGGAATCCGACGCGGGCGCCGCCAAGGGTGGCCTCTTCGACGATTCCCGCACCCTGAGCCGCCTCATCGGCCGCCCCACCACGCCCATGGCGGAGACCGTCAGAGCCGCCCTGCGGGGCTGA
- a CDS encoding YciI family protein, with product MRFLCLYKPSRPEGTPPSDQDMAGMDALIEDMRTSGVLLATEGCLPSALGVRVRLSNGKFAVIDGPFTESKELVGGYALIQVASKEEAIEHTKRFLRTAGDGESEIRQVWEP from the coding sequence ATGCGATTTCTCTGCCTCTACAAGCCCAGCCGACCGGAAGGTACGCCACCCAGCGACCAGGACATGGCGGGGATGGACGCACTGATCGAGGACATGCGGACTTCCGGTGTCCTGCTCGCCACCGAAGGCTGCCTGCCGAGTGCCCTCGGCGTGCGCGTCCGCCTCTCAAACGGGAAGTTCGCTGTGATCGACGGCCCCTTCACAGAGTCCAAGGAGCTGGTGGGGGGCTATGCGCTGATCCAGGTGGCTTCCAAGGAAGAGGCGATCGAGCACACCAAGCGCTTCCTCCGAACAGCGGGCGACGGGGAGAGCGAGATCCGCCAAGTCTGGGAGCCCTGA
- a CDS encoding YciI family protein, giving the protein MRVMVLIKATHDTEAGVLPDEKLLTDMGRYNDELVKAGVMLAGEGLHPSSKGVRVRFSGATRTVIDGPFTETKELIAGFWLWQVRSMAEAVEWIKRCPNPTGEAAEIELRQVYEAEDFGPQFTPELREQEESLRAQIAQKA; this is encoded by the coding sequence ATGCGCGTCATGGTCCTGATCAAGGCAACCCACGACACGGAGGCCGGCGTTCTCCCCGACGAGAAACTCCTGACCGACATGGGCCGCTACAACGATGAACTGGTGAAGGCCGGCGTGATGCTCGCGGGGGAGGGGCTCCACCCCAGCTCGAAGGGCGTGCGGGTGCGGTTCTCCGGCGCGACGCGGACCGTGATCGACGGGCCCTTCACCGAAACGAAGGAGCTGATCGCCGGCTTCTGGCTCTGGCAGGTCCGGTCGATGGCGGAGGCCGTCGAATGGATCAAGCGCTGCCCCAATCCCACGGGCGAGGCAGCCGAGATCGAGCTCCGCCAGGTCTACGAAGCTGAGGATTTCGGACCTCAGTTCACCCCCGAATTGCGGGAGCAGGAGGAAAGCCTGCGTGCCCAGATCGCCCAGAAGGCCTAG
- a CDS encoding Rid family detoxifying hydrolase, producing the protein MAPTPTRIPVAAPGSPAPIGPYSRAVWAGDLLYLSGQTPIDPATGRLVPGDIGAQTHRAFDNLEAVLGDAGLTMDQVIKVNVYLTTMAHFQAMNAAYESRFRAPYPARTTVAVAELPLGAAVEIELVAKR; encoded by the coding sequence ATGGCCCCCACCCCGACCCGCATCCCCGTCGCCGCACCCGGTTCACCGGCGCCCATCGGGCCCTACTCCCGTGCCGTGTGGGCGGGCGACCTGCTCTACCTCTCGGGGCAGACGCCCATCGATCCGGCCACGGGCCGCCTGGTGCCGGGCGACATCGGGGCCCAGACGCACCGGGCCTTCGACAACCTCGAAGCCGTGCTGGGCGATGCCGGGCTGACCATGGACCAGGTCATCAAGGTCAATGTCTACCTCACGACCATGGCCCACTTCCAGGCCATGAACGCCGCCTACGAATCCAGGTTCCGGGCGCCCTACCCCGCCCGCACCACCGTCGCCGTGGCCGAGCTTCCCCTGGGCGCCGCGGTGGAGATCGAGCTCGTGGCGAAACGCTAG
- a CDS encoding DUF2164 domain-containing protein, giving the protein MDIKLSPDTEKRLHGAIQRFVAEEYGESVGDLGAGTFLSFCLKELGPAIYNQAIADAQACLQERVTDLENICFAEETSYWDQGGRKGVARKPGLRR; this is encoded by the coding sequence ATGGACATCAAGCTCTCCCCCGACACCGAAAAGCGCCTGCACGGCGCCATCCAGCGCTTCGTGGCCGAGGAATACGGTGAGAGCGTGGGCGATCTGGGGGCGGGGACCTTCCTCTCGTTCTGCCTGAAGGAGCTCGGCCCGGCCATCTACAACCAGGCCATCGCCGACGCCCAGGCCTGCCTGCAGGAGCGGGTCACGGACCTGGAGAACATCTGCTTCGCGGAGGAGACCAGCTACTGGGACCAGGGCGGCCGCAAGGGCGTCGCGCGGAAACCCGGCCTCCGGCGCTAG
- a CDS encoding M14 family metallopeptidase translates to MSLLTRAEATRYEETSRHADVMAFIAGLEAKGDKRLHVTSFGVSPEGRELPLLVLSAHGVTTPGEARSLGRPVVLVISGIHAGEVEGKEGCLMLVRDLLDGKPGLDAGQILADLTLVVVPLFNPDGNDAIDPGNRKLHLPKLTGQLGPDSGVGTRVNAAKINLNRDYLRQEGVEMRLLQTRVCQPWAPDLTIDNHATNGSVHRFSMTYDIPHTVESGRGEPIEYMRNRLLPPVTAALKANHGLDAGWYGNFVEDERALDADRDAEPGAPVREGWMTYPHHPRFGSNYRGLTSRMDLLLECYSYIPFSERVRTAYAFMLETLKHVAAHRDDVLQTVTESQTPRERIAVRYGLERFDRPVEILTRTPRTLEGAPSTVTIPHLGRFVGTTVVDRPAAYLVPPSVAAHLRQHGLSLQEALGAFEVEVPLVEALGSEEGRAILEAAAVGELSVSWRRGPRKAPAGWSLVPTDQPLGAVAAYLCEAESDDGAVENGLLPVPALGEELALWRVPNLG, encoded by the coding sequence ATGTCCCTGCTCACCCGCGCCGAAGCCACCCGCTACGAGGAGACCAGCCGCCATGCGGATGTGATGGCCTTCATCGCCGGGTTGGAGGCCAAGGGCGACAAGCGCCTGCATGTCACCTCCTTCGGCGTGAGCCCTGAGGGCCGGGAGCTGCCCCTGCTGGTGCTGTCGGCCCACGGCGTGACGACTCCCGGGGAGGCCCGCAGCCTGGGCCGACCGGTGGTCCTGGTCATCAGCGGCATCCACGCTGGCGAGGTGGAAGGCAAGGAGGGCTGCCTGATGCTGGTGCGCGACCTCCTGGACGGCAAGCCCGGCCTGGACGCGGGCCAGATCCTCGCCGACCTCACCCTGGTGGTGGTGCCCCTCTTCAACCCCGACGGCAACGACGCCATCGACCCCGGCAACCGCAAGCTGCACCTGCCCAAGCTCACGGGCCAGCTCGGGCCCGACAGCGGCGTGGGCACCCGCGTGAACGCCGCCAAGATCAACCTGAACCGCGACTACCTGCGGCAGGAGGGCGTCGAGATGCGCCTGCTGCAGACCCGCGTCTGCCAGCCCTGGGCGCCGGACCTCACCATCGACAACCACGCCACCAACGGCTCGGTGCACCGCTTCTCCATGACCTACGACATCCCCCACACGGTGGAGAGCGGCCGGGGCGAACCCATCGAGTACATGCGCAACCGCCTGCTGCCGCCCGTCACCGCCGCGCTCAAGGCGAACCACGGACTGGACGCGGGCTGGTACGGCAACTTCGTGGAGGACGAGCGGGCCCTGGATGCGGACCGCGACGCCGAGCCCGGCGCGCCCGTGCGCGAAGGCTGGATGACCTACCCGCACCACCCCCGCTTCGGCAGCAACTACCGGGGCCTCACCAGCCGCATGGACCTGCTGCTGGAGTGCTACTCGTACATCCCGTTCTCGGAGCGGGTGCGGACGGCCTACGCCTTCATGCTGGAGACGCTCAAGCATGTGGCCGCGCATCGGGACGATGTCCTGCAGACCGTGACGGAGAGCCAGACGCCCCGGGAGCGCATCGCCGTGCGCTACGGCCTGGAGCGCTTCGATCGGCCCGTGGAGATCCTCACGCGCACGCCCCGCACCCTGGAGGGCGCGCCCTCCACCGTGACGATCCCCCACCTTGGCCGCTTCGTGGGCACCACCGTGGTGGACCGCCCGGCGGCCTATCTGGTGCCCCCCTCCGTGGCGGCCCACCTGCGCCAGCATGGCCTCTCCCTCCAGGAGGCCCTGGGCGCCTTCGAGGTGGAGGTGCCCCTGGTCGAGGCCCTGGGCTCGGAAGAGGGCCGCGCCATCCTGGAGGCCGCCGCCGTGGGCGAACTGTCCGTCTCCTGGCGGCGGGGCCCCCGGAAGGCACCCGCGGGGTGGTCGCTGGTGCCGACGGATCAACCCCTGGGCGCCGTCGCCGCCTACCTCTGCGAGGCCGAGAGCGACGACGGGGCCGTGGAGAACGGCCTGCTGCCCGTGCCCGCCCTGGGTGAGGAGCTGGCCCTCTGGCGCGTGCCGAACCTGGGCTGA
- a CDS encoding MFS transporter: MPPPQPSQAPGQTLGQTLGPDGRLLFLSRAARMFSYGFLSVVLVLYLAGLGFGEGRIGLLLTLTLVGDTLISLWITLHADRIGRKKMLVLGAALMVVAGVPFALSGDFTVLVLAATFGVISPSGNEVGPFLAIEQAALSQLLPEDRRTGVFAWYNLAGSFATATGALAGGWAAQALQAAGLAPVASYRVLVFAYAAVGLILALLFAKMSGAVEAPPAAIGAPTNRMGLHASRGVVLRLSALFSLDAFAGGFVIQSIVAYWFHVKFGVAPGTLGSIFFAANILAGLSALYAVRLARKIGLVRTMVFTHVPSNVLLILVPLMPNLPLAIAVLLLRFSISQMDVPTRQAYTMAVVAPDERSAAAGVTGIARTTGAAISPVLATPLLAIPALAGAPFLIAGGLKLLYDLLLYRSFQASEVGKSEGA, encoded by the coding sequence ATGCCGCCCCCCCAACCCAGTCAGGCGCCCGGCCAGACGCTCGGCCAGACCCTCGGCCCCGACGGCCGGCTGCTCTTCCTCAGCCGGGCGGCGCGGATGTTCTCGTACGGGTTCCTGTCGGTGGTGCTGGTGCTCTACCTGGCGGGCCTGGGTTTCGGCGAGGGGCGCATCGGCCTGCTGCTGACGCTGACCCTGGTGGGCGACACGCTCATCTCGCTCTGGATCACGCTCCATGCCGACCGCATCGGCCGCAAGAAGATGCTCGTCCTGGGCGCGGCGCTCATGGTGGTGGCGGGGGTGCCTTTCGCCCTCAGCGGGGACTTCACGGTGCTGGTGCTGGCGGCCACCTTCGGCGTCATCAGCCCCTCGGGCAACGAGGTGGGGCCCTTCCTGGCCATCGAGCAGGCGGCCCTCTCCCAGCTGCTGCCCGAGGACCGCCGCACCGGCGTCTTCGCCTGGTACAACCTGGCCGGCTCCTTCGCCACCGCCACCGGCGCGCTGGCCGGGGGCTGGGCCGCCCAGGCCCTCCAGGCCGCGGGCCTGGCGCCCGTGGCCAGCTACCGCGTGCTGGTGTTCGCCTACGCCGCCGTGGGGCTGATCCTCGCCCTGCTCTTCGCCAAGATGTCCGGGGCGGTGGAGGCGCCGCCTGCCGCCATCGGCGCCCCCACCAACCGCATGGGCCTGCATGCTTCCAGGGGGGTGGTGCTGCGGCTGTCAGCGCTGTTCTCGCTGGACGCCTTCGCCGGCGGCTTCGTCATCCAGAGCATCGTGGCCTACTGGTTCCATGTGAAGTTCGGCGTGGCGCCGGGAACGCTGGGCTCCATCTTCTTCGCGGCCAACATCCTGGCGGGCCTCTCCGCCCTCTACGCCGTGCGGCTGGCCCGCAAGATCGGCCTCGTCCGCACCATGGTCTTCACCCATGTCCCCTCGAATGTGCTGCTGATCCTGGTGCCGCTGATGCCGAACCTGCCGCTGGCCATCGCCGTGCTGCTGCTGCGCTTCAGCATCTCCCAGATGGATGTGCCCACGCGCCAGGCCTACACCATGGCGGTGGTGGCCCCGGACGAGCGGTCCGCCGCCGCCGGTGTCACCGGCATCGCCCGCACCACCGGCGCCGCCATCTCCCCGGTGCTGGCCACGCCCCTCCTGGCCATCCCGGCCCTGGCCGGGGCGCCCTTCCTCATCGCGGGGGGCCTCAAGCTCCTGTACGACCTGCTGCTGTACCGCAGCTTCCAGGCGTCGGAAGTCGGCAAATCGGAAGGGGCCTGA
- a CDS encoding nucleotidyltransferase domain-containing protein: protein MDKAIDILKSHARLMERGRISSARIEVLRREIARIDILNDDKISIFCAGSIARGEYGGNSDLDILLTFNGTIDVAEKLESDVKSALHKINNDLGYPPLSDSGRFLKLHPIGDLVSKTGSPLDDSENRFTVRLLLLLEGIYLSSNNLFESHKNEILKNYFRDQKAVNNYIPYFLINDILRYWRTLCLNYEDFRCERSRPWRKKSINLKFSRMLTVFATVLPIISTPIQKIEECFELTNYKPLERMALGIDALGSEALIKSWKAILDHYEFFLNWKESKEIDRENLSLEDRKIISGYSTGFSNFLYDTLTNDKIDPILRKALIL, encoded by the coding sequence GTGGATAAGGCTATAGATATATTAAAATCACATGCGCGATTGATGGAGAGAGGTAGAATCTCATCTGCTAGGATTGAGGTTTTAAGGCGGGAGATAGCTAGAATAGATATTTTAAATGATGATAAAATATCAATATTCTGTGCCGGATCAATCGCTAGAGGCGAGTACGGAGGAAATTCAGATTTAGATATATTGCTGACATTTAATGGCACAATTGATGTGGCCGAAAAGCTTGAATCAGATGTAAAAAGTGCATTGCATAAAATAAATAATGATTTGGGGTACCCTCCGCTAAGTGATTCTGGTAGATTTCTAAAACTTCATCCAATTGGTGATTTAGTTTCAAAAACTGGATCGCCGTTGGATGATTCAGAAAACAGGTTTACTGTTAGGTTGTTGTTATTGTTAGAGGGTATTTATTTGAGTTCAAATAATTTGTTCGAATCACATAAAAATGAAATATTGAAAAATTATTTTAGAGATCAAAAGGCGGTTAATAATTATATTCCATATTTTTTAATTAATGATATATTAAGATATTGGAGAACCTTGTGTTTGAATTATGAAGATTTTAGGTGTGAACGATCCCGTCCCTGGCGAAAAAAGAGCATTAATTTAAAATTTAGTCGTATGCTCACCGTATTTGCTACTGTGCTGCCAATAATTAGTACTCCGATTCAAAAAATAGAAGAATGTTTTGAGTTGACGAATTACAAGCCTTTGGAGCGCATGGCCTTGGGCATAGACGCATTGGGTTCTGAGGCATTAATTAAATCTTGGAAAGCCATTCTCGACCATTATGAATTTTTTTTGAACTGGAAGGAGTCAAAAGAAATAGATCGAGAAAATTTATCTCTTGAGGACAGAAAAATTATCTCTGGATATTCCACTGGTTTTTCGAATTTTTTATATGATACACTAACTAATGATAAGATTGATCCTATCCTTCGAAAAGCTCTAATACTCTGA
- a CDS encoding DUF6544 family protein, translating to MTRPLSLDDLWRSVAPGTEAYDPSARRALPSGVQRFLNHAVAPGARLPEAVRLSMTGTIRLKGWHPFEAEQVIVRGRGMIWAAKVRMKGLTIRGSDRLLEGRGSMRWALFDLIPLLRAEGPDITRSARGRLRAESIWLPSLLADPAVTWTQEGENRLRAEVPVDGEPGDLHLRTDEAGRVCEVRLPRWGNPGGGDFREEPFGGLMEAEATFQGLTIPTRLRVGWHPGTPRFDAEGEFFRAELRQVAFR from the coding sequence GTGACCCGGCCCCTGTCCCTCGACGATCTCTGGCGCTCGGTCGCACCGGGCACCGAGGCCTATGATCCCTCCGCGCGGCGGGCCCTGCCCTCCGGGGTGCAGCGCTTCCTGAACCATGCGGTGGCCCCGGGCGCACGGCTGCCCGAGGCCGTGCGCCTCTCCATGACGGGCACGATCCGCCTGAAGGGCTGGCATCCCTTCGAGGCCGAACAGGTCATCGTGCGGGGCCGGGGCATGATCTGGGCCGCGAAGGTGCGGATGAAGGGCCTGACCATCCGCGGCTCGGACCGCCTGCTGGAGGGTCGGGGGTCCATGCGCTGGGCCCTCTTCGACCTGATCCCCCTCCTCAGGGCCGAGGGCCCGGACATCACCCGCTCGGCCCGGGGCCGCCTGCGGGCGGAGTCCATCTGGCTGCCCTCCCTGCTGGCGGATCCTGCCGTGACCTGGACGCAGGAGGGCGAGAACCGCCTCCGCGCCGAGGTGCCGGTGGACGGCGAGCCGGGGGACCTGCACCTCCGCACCGACGAGGCGGGGCGCGTGTGCGAAGTGCGCCTGCCCCGCTGGGGGAACCCCGGCGGCGGGGACTTCCGCGAAGAGCCCTTCGGCGGCCTCATGGAGGCCGAAGCGACCTTCCAGGGCCTGACCATCCCCACCCGCCTCCGCGTGGGCTGGCATCCAGGCACGCCGCGCTTCGACGCGGAGGGCGAGTTCTTCCGCGCGGAACTCCGGCAGGTGGCGTTCCGCTAG